One stretch of Deinococcus ruber DNA includes these proteins:
- a CDS encoding ABC transporter substrate-binding protein, giving the protein MHRFTVLFTSLMLLTAPGAAFSQKAQMLTSLGQNEGQLSVIAWAGYLERGQSDKAYDWVTPFEKATGCKVSVKVAGSSDEMVSLMNQGGYDLVTASGDASLRLVAGGKVQPINTRLIPSYGTVNPKLQSAPWHTVGGVHYGVPYQWGPNVLMYSTKAFKTPPTSWAAVFKPQTLADGKPNKGRIQAYYGPIYVADAALYLMKTQPALGIKNPYELNEAQYAAVLAVLRTQRTLIQRYWNDANVQVQDFTNEGVVASASWPFQVNTLKANKQPVASVIPAEGATGWADTTMMHVAAKHPNCAYRWMEYSLTPKVQGDVAAWFGSLPAVQKGCTASTLLGKDGCATNGYADFDRIYFWRTPISRCATQGTCVPYNRWVSDYIAIQGGR; this is encoded by the coding sequence ATGCACCGATTTACCGTGCTGTTCACGTCGCTCATGTTGCTGACTGCGCCCGGCGCGGCTTTTTCCCAGAAGGCTCAGATGCTGACGTCGCTGGGGCAGAACGAGGGGCAACTGAGCGTGATCGCCTGGGCAGGCTATCTGGAACGCGGTCAGAGCGACAAGGCCTACGACTGGGTCACGCCCTTCGAGAAGGCGACGGGCTGCAAGGTCAGCGTCAAGGTCGCCGGGTCGAGCGACGAGATGGTGTCGCTGATGAATCAGGGCGGCTACGATCTGGTGACCGCTTCGGGTGACGCTTCGCTCCGGCTGGTGGCGGGCGGCAAGGTTCAGCCGATCAATACCAGACTGATTCCCAGTTACGGCACGGTCAATCCCAAGTTGCAGAGTGCGCCGTGGCATACCGTCGGCGGCGTTCATTACGGCGTGCCCTATCAGTGGGGGCCGAACGTGTTGATGTACAGCACCAAGGCGTTCAAAACGCCGCCGACCAGCTGGGCCGCCGTGTTCAAACCGCAGACGCTGGCTGACGGCAAACCCAACAAGGGGCGCATTCAGGCGTACTACGGCCCAATTTATGTGGCCGACGCCGCGCTGTACCTGATGAAGACCCAGCCCGCCCTGGGCATCAAAAACCCCTACGAGCTGAACGAGGCGCAGTACGCGGCAGTGCTGGCGGTGCTGCGAACCCAGCGCACCCTGATTCAGCGGTACTGGAACGATGCCAACGTGCAGGTACAGGACTTTACCAATGAGGGCGTCGTGGCGTCTGCGAGCTGGCCGTTTCAGGTCAATACCCTGAAGGCCAACAAGCAGCCGGTTGCCAGTGTGATTCCCGCAGAGGGCGCGACCGGCTGGGCCGACACCACCATGATGCATGTGGCGGCCAAGCACCCCAACTGCGCTTACCGCTGGATGGAATACAGCCTGACGCCGAAGGTGCAGGGCGACGTGGCAGCGTGGTTCGGCTCGCTCCCAGCCGTGCAGAAGGGCTGCACCGCCAGCACGCTGCTCGGCAAGGACGGCTGCGCGACCAACGGCTACGCCGACTTCGACAGGATCTATTTCTGGCGCACGCCCATCAGCCGGTGCGCCACCCAGGGCACGTGTGTACCGTACAACCGCTGGGTCAGCGACTATATCGCCATTCAGGGCGGGCGCTGA